One genomic window of Ruegeria sp. THAF33 includes the following:
- a CDS encoding (2Fe-2S)-binding protein, translating to MKISMTVNGKAVSGDVEGRTLLSGFLRDHLSLTGTHVGCDTAQCGACVVHVNGEAVKSCNMLAAEADGADVGTIEGQATADGSLNVIQQAFQDHHGLQCGFCTPGMVMSAAALLKENPRPTEAEIRKYLEGNLCRCTGYHNIVKAIMAASGQDVGSIAAE from the coding sequence ATGAAAATTTCCATGACCGTGAACGGCAAAGCCGTAAGCGGAGACGTCGAGGGCCGGACATTGCTGTCCGGTTTTCTGCGCGATCATCTGTCTTTGACTGGCACGCATGTGGGGTGCGACACTGCGCAATGCGGCGCTTGCGTGGTGCATGTGAATGGCGAAGCGGTGAAATCGTGCAACATGCTTGCCGCCGAAGCAGATGGGGCTGATGTCGGCACGATCGAAGGCCAGGCAACAGCGGATGGGTCGTTGAACGTGATACAGCAGGCGTTTCAGGATCACCACGGTCTGCAATGCGGATTCTGCACTCCGGGCATGGTGATGAGCGCCGCCGCGCTGCTGAAAGAGAACCCGCGCCCGACTGAGGCCGAAATCCGGAAGTATCTGGAGGGCAACCTGTGCCGCTGTACCGGGTATCACAACATCGTCAAAGCGATCATGGCCGCATCCGGCCAGGACGTGGGCAGCATCGCTGCGGAATGA
- a CDS encoding xanthine dehydrogenase family protein molybdopterin-binding subunit — MPKDSGIGASSKRREDVRFLTGAGNYTDDINVHGQAYVHFLRSDIAHGRIKSVDTSAAEGMPGVVKVFTGKDFEGVGGMPCGWEVTDKHGAPMQEPPHPILAQGKVRHVGDPIAAVVADSLEQARDAAEAIEVDIEELPAVIEMKAAAQDGATLVHDDLKNNICYDWQLGEADDAKVNEVFANAAHVTTLELVNNRLVANPMEPRVAVAEYSRGTDEYTLYTTSQNPHVIRLLMCAFVLGLPEHKVRVVAPDVGGGFGTKIFHYAEEAFCTFAAKACNRPVKWTASRSEAFMSDAQGRDHVSKIELALDADNNFVGLRTNTYANLGAYLSTFSSSVPTWLHGTLMAGNYKTPVIQVNVKAMFTNTVPVDAYRGAGRPEATYQLERVIDKAARELGADPIALRRQNFITQFPYDTPVALTYDTGDYNGTMDKLEAAADLAGFAARRAQSEANGKLRGLGINCYIEACGIAPSNIVGMLGARAGLYDAATVRVNATGSISVMVGAHSHGQGHETAFPQVVADMIGIDESMVEIVHGDTSKIPFGMGTYGSRSLAVCGSAMVKATEKVIDKAKKIAAHLLEASEADIELKDGQFSVAGTDKSVAWGDVTLTAYVPHNYPLEVEPGLEETAFYDPANFTFPAGAYACEVEVDPETGQVSIEKFTAADDFGNIINPMIVDGQVHGGIGQGIGQALLENCAYDENGQLLSASFMDYAMPRADDVPFYGVDHSSQTPCTHNPLGVKGCGEAGAIGSPPAVVNAVLDALNSGGKAVDHIDMPVSPSRVWAAMNG; from the coding sequence ATGCCCAAAGACAGTGGCATCGGAGCCAGTTCCAAGCGGCGCGAGGACGTGCGCTTTCTGACCGGAGCAGGCAATTATACCGACGACATCAACGTACATGGCCAGGCCTATGTGCATTTTCTGCGGTCCGACATCGCGCATGGTCGGATCAAGTCCGTGGACACTTCGGCGGCCGAAGGCATGCCGGGTGTGGTCAAGGTGTTTACCGGCAAGGATTTCGAAGGCGTGGGCGGCATGCCCTGCGGCTGGGAAGTCACCGACAAGCACGGCGCGCCGATGCAAGAGCCGCCGCACCCCATTCTGGCGCAAGGCAAAGTGCGTCATGTGGGCGACCCGATCGCAGCCGTTGTGGCCGACAGTCTTGAGCAGGCCCGCGACGCGGCTGAGGCCATCGAAGTGGATATCGAGGAACTGCCCGCGGTGATCGAAATGAAGGCAGCCGCGCAGGATGGCGCGACGTTGGTCCATGACGATCTGAAGAACAACATCTGCTATGACTGGCAACTGGGTGAGGCGGACGATGCCAAGGTGAACGAGGTGTTTGCCAACGCCGCGCATGTCACCACGCTGGAGCTTGTGAACAACCGTCTGGTCGCCAACCCGATGGAACCGCGCGTGGCCGTGGCGGAATACAGTCGGGGCACGGATGAATACACGCTCTATACTACGTCGCAGAACCCGCATGTGATCCGGCTGCTGATGTGCGCCTTTGTGCTCGGCCTGCCCGAGCACAAGGTCCGCGTCGTGGCGCCGGATGTGGGCGGCGGTTTCGGCACCAAGATTTTCCACTATGCGGAAGAGGCATTCTGCACCTTCGCCGCCAAGGCCTGCAACCGCCCGGTCAAGTGGACGGCCAGCCGGTCCGAGGCGTTCATGTCGGATGCACAGGGCCGCGACCATGTCAGCAAGATCGAGCTGGCGCTGGATGCCGACAACAATTTCGTCGGCCTGCGTACCAACACTTACGCCAATCTGGGCGCGTATCTATCCACCTTCTCCAGCTCGGTCCCGACCTGGCTGCACGGCACGCTGATGGCGGGCAACTACAAGACGCCGGTCATTCAGGTGAACGTGAAGGCAATGTTCACCAATACGGTGCCGGTGGACGCCTATCGCGGCGCAGGCCGCCCCGAGGCGACGTACCAGCTGGAACGTGTGATCGACAAAGCCGCGCGCGAACTGGGTGCCGATCCGATCGCCCTGCGTCGACAGAACTTCATCACGCAGTTCCCCTACGACACGCCGGTGGCGCTGACCTATGACACCGGGGACTACAACGGAACGATGGACAAGCTTGAGGCCGCCGCCGATCTGGCAGGTTTTGCAGCGCGGCGCGCGCAAAGTGAAGCCAACGGCAAGCTTCGGGGTTTGGGCATTAACTGCTATATTGAGGCCTGCGGCATCGCGCCTTCCAACATTGTCGGCATGCTCGGGGCCCGAGCGGGCCTCTATGATGCAGCAACTGTTCGGGTTAATGCGACAGGCTCCATCAGCGTCATGGTCGGCGCGCACAGCCATGGACAGGGACACGAGACGGCCTTTCCGCAGGTGGTGGCCGACATGATCGGTATCGACGAGTCGATGGTCGAGATCGTACATGGCGATACCTCGAAAATCCCGTTCGGTATGGGCACATACGGTTCGCGTTCGCTGGCGGTCTGTGGCTCGGCCATGGTCAAGGCGACCGAAAAGGTGATCGACAAGGCCAAGAAGATCGCCGCCCACCTGCTGGAGGCATCCGAGGCCGATATCGAGCTCAAGGACGGTCAGTTCAGCGTTGCGGGTACTGATAAGTCAGTGGCCTGGGGCGATGTGACCCTGACGGCCTATGTCCCGCACAACTATCCGCTGGAAGTGGAGCCCGGATTGGAGGAAACCGCTTTCTATGATCCGGCCAACTTTACCTTCCCGGCAGGCGCCTATGCCTGCGAGGTCGAGGTCGATCCGGAAACCGGTCAGGTCAGCATCGAGAAATTCACTGCGGCGGATGATTTCGGCAACATCATCAATCCAATGATCGTGGATGGTCAGGTCCATGGCGGTATCGGTCAGGGCATCGGGCAGGCGCTGCTTGAGAACTGTGCCTATGACGAAAACGGCCAGCTGCTGAGTGCGTCCTTCATGGACTATGCGATGCCGCGTGCGGATGACGTGCCATTCTACGGCGTAGATCATTCCAGCCAGACACCATGTACGCACAATCCCTTGGGCGTAAAGGGCTGTGGCGAAGCCGGTGCGATCGGGTCGCCACCTGCGGTCGTCAACGCGGTTCTTGACGCGCTGAATTCGGGCGGCAAGGCGGTGGACCATATCGACATGCCGGTCAGCCCCTCGCGCGTTTGGGCGGCGATGAACGGTTGA
- a CDS encoding xanthine dehydrogenase family protein subunit M: MYSFEFEKPSTIADAVAALAAEDAQALGGGQTLIPTLKQRLAAPSKLVSVSGIPEMQGVCIEDDGSVSIGGATPHAVVAREAAGSYPALAALAGQIGDPAVRNRGTIGGSVANNDPAACYPAGVLGSGATIVTNTRQIAADDFFQGMFTTALDEGEIITSIRFPVPQAASYRKFLQPASRFALVGVYLARFADGVRVAVTGASEDGVFRWSEAEQALNKEFRPDALMDLRVNPANMIADLHGSKEYRAHLVSVMTKRAVEDCL, translated from the coding sequence ATGTACAGTTTCGAGTTTGAGAAACCCTCGACCATTGCTGATGCGGTTGCTGCACTGGCCGCCGAGGATGCGCAGGCGTTGGGGGGCGGACAGACGCTGATCCCAACATTGAAGCAACGGTTGGCGGCCCCGTCCAAGTTGGTGTCGGTCAGCGGAATTCCCGAGATGCAAGGCGTTTGCATCGAGGATGACGGATCGGTGTCGATCGGTGGCGCGACGCCCCACGCTGTCGTCGCCCGCGAGGCCGCAGGGTCGTATCCAGCGCTTGCAGCGCTGGCCGGTCAGATTGGCGATCCGGCAGTCCGCAACCGCGGGACGATTGGCGGCTCGGTTGCCAACAATGACCCTGCGGCCTGCTATCCGGCAGGCGTATTGGGATCAGGGGCGACTATCGTGACCAATACGCGCCAGATTGCCGCCGATGACTTTTTCCAGGGAATGTTCACGACAGCTCTGGATGAGGGTGAAATCATCACATCAATCCGTTTCCCGGTACCGCAAGCCGCGAGCTACCGGAAATTCCTTCAGCCAGCGTCGCGTTTTGCGCTTGTCGGGGTTTACCTGGCTCGCTTTGCGGATGGCGTACGCGTCGCGGTTACCGGCGCGAGCGAGGACGGCGTTTTCCGGTGGTCCGAGGCTGAACAGGCGCTGAACAAAGAGTTTCGCCCTGATGCCCTTATGGACCTGCGTGTAAACCCGGCAAACATGATTGCGGATCTGCATGGGAGCAAGGAGTATCGGGCGCATCTTGTTTCG